From the genome of Impatiens glandulifera chromosome 9, dImpGla2.1, whole genome shotgun sequence, one region includes:
- the LOC124915438 gene encoding zeatin O-glucosyltransferase-like produces MANNITRIPNESKLAADSDDVVFLMVPFPAQSHLNQLLRLSHLIRSRGFPVHYAASAIHCRQVKLRHDTLLLNTSGIIFHELLTPPFNSPPPNPYSSVKYPQHIWPSFEASLNLREPVAALLRELSSSSSSVAKTTTRTRTRTRRLVIIHDYLMNYVVQDAASVPNAESYSFSSGSTFCTFCITRQLSGKPFPVVELEPEAIPNLDNCFIPEVVKFLSIQNQYEHLKHGTLFSTCRAVEGPYLDLLAQTTHADASVDKKTKQWAIAPLFPVTANNDDDKAHPTLEWLDKQPPKSVIYVSFGSLTTMSQEQINELALGLEESKQRFIWVLRDADRGNIFNAESTILPLPEGFEERVKGVGKVTRDWAPQLGILRHPSVGGFMSHCGWNSCLESLTMGVPLATWPMHSDQPHNALLMTHILKVGVQVMGWGERDQLITSSVIQKSIENLMASSEGHAVRTRAEELGKIIKQSVDDDHWELNSFLTYATRSIN; encoded by the coding sequence ATGGCTAATAATATTACTAGAATCCCAAATGAATCCAAGCTTGCTGCAGATTCTGATGATGTAGTGTTCTTAATGGTGCCATTTCCAGCCCAAAGTCACTTAAACCAGCTCCTTCGTCTTTCTCACCTCATCCGCTCTCGGGGCTTCCCCGTTCACTACGCTGCCTCCGCCATCCATTGCCGCCAGGTCAAGCTCCGGCATGACACTCTCCTCCTCAATACTTCGGGAATCATATTCCACGAATTGCTCACACCCCCTTTTAACTCCCCCCCTCCTAATCCATACTCCTCTGTCAAATATCCCCAACATATTTGGCCCTCCTTTGAAGCCTCTTTGAATTTGCGAGAACCTGTAGCCGCCTTGCTACGGGAActttcctcctcctcctcctcggTGGCTAAAACTACAACTAGAACTAGAACTAGAACTAGAAGACTGGTCATCATCCACGACTACCTAATGAATTATGTGGTCCAGGATGCTGCCTCTGTTCCGAATGCAGAGTCCTATTCTTTCAGTAGTGGCTCCACCTTTTGCACCTTCTGTATAACGCGCCAGCTCTCCGGGAAACCTTTCCCGGTGGTTGAGCTGGAGCCAGAGGCGATCCCGAATCTAGACAATTGCTTCATCCCAGAAGTTGTCAAGTTTTTATCCATTCAGAATCAATATGAACATCTCAAACATGGCACTCTATTCAGCACATGTCGAGCAGTCGAGGGCCCTTACCTCGACCTTCTAGCCCAAACAACACATGCCGACGCATCCGTTGACAAGAAGACCAAGCAATGGGCGATTGCCCCGTTGTTCCCAGTTACAGCAAACAACGACGACGACAAAGCTCATCCAACCTTGGAATGGCTAGATAAACAACCACCAAAATCGGTGATATACGTATCATTTGGATCATTAACAACCATGAGCCAAGAACAGATCAATGAGCTGGCTCTAGGGTTGGAAGAAAGTAAACAGAGGTTCATATGGGTCTTGAGAGATGCCGATAGAGGAAACATTTTCAACGCTGAATCCACAATCCTTCCGCTCCCAGAAGGGTTCGAGGAGCGGGTGAAAGGGGTGGGAAAGGTGACCAGAGATTGGGCACCTCAGCTCGGGATTCTCCGGCACCCATCGGTTGGAGGTTTTATGAGCCACTGCGGCTGGAACTCATGTCTCGAGAGCCTTACCATGGGAGTGCCATTGGCTACATGGCCAATGCACTCAGACCAGCCACATAACGCCTTACTCATGACCCACATACTCAAAGTGGGAGTTCAGGTCATGGGTTGGGGAGAACGGGATCAACTGATAACCTCATCCGTCATTCAGAAAAGCATTGAAAATTTGATGGCATCTAGTGAAGGACATGCGGTTAGAACAAGAGCAGAAGAGCTGGGAAAAATTATCAAGCAGTCCGTAGACGACGATCACTGGGAGTTGAATTCTTTCCTAACTTACGCAACTcgatcaattaattaa